tctttacttttatacgtcttttttataccttataaaaataataagttaaagcttttagtacttattaaaaagatagtaaGATAAATAAGATCCTCgttactaaaaaagagactAAAGGACggggtattttataaggggatatatattatatttttattttaaataaggaagTAAACTACTAGCCCGCTTAGCCCCGCTAAACCTAGCTAACTAagaaataagttaactaatttatataaaaaaataataccctcgtactctttttattaattattttttaagatAGGTAAGAAGTTATCCATAGCTACTACTACCCGGCTAGggatactattactaagaaggCTACTTAGTAAGTCTTTAGCccagatatttataaagaccttCTAGTCCCTAGGGCAATTAAtagatataattataagataaATAGGGTTAACGtaagtaactaaataaggtcctattattaatataactaccttatttattaaggggGCTAGTAATCGATTACTTAGAATTTCCTATtagaagtagtagttataaatagcttcttattatagctctaaggTAGCCCTAGGtagaaaaaggtaaaaacctactattaatagcagtagttactagctacttagcttatttaacggTTTAGACTATTAGgaagtaaataaagattattaCGGCCTAAACGGGCTATAGATAAAAGGAATACTTCTAttctataagaatagtataAGAAGGGATTAAAGAAGGTATCTttaccttatacttattatagtaataagaaggttttaaagaaaatatctaggaatactattacttagtaacgacGGTAGATAACTCGAAAGGGTTgcttagattataatatattattatatattaataaagatcattagtacctctagtatacttaaaatctATAGGAAATAGAGGTCCTGTATCCCTATTAGTTCactttatagatttataagctcttattgGCTCTACCCCGCCCTTGGCGAAAGTGCTGTCTATCCGTACCCGATGGGATATAGCCAATTGTTCTTGACCTGACCGCCGCAATCATTATGTCCTCTCACAAATGAGAGCAATCTCATTGGCTCGTAGATGTGAGGATGAGTAACGGCACGCATATGCGTGCGACGCTCTGCTTACGCTGCCCAGCATGGGTTCATCATTTTATTGCTGGAAAGTCAAGTCTCAAGCAGTATTGGAGACAGATTGGACATGATCTACCGTATAAAAATTAGTGCTAAGTACGAGGTAGGAAAGTCAGATTGTTGCCAGTTCGACCTTACAGCGAGAAGCTCCCGCATTTCATTCGTTGCTGATGTCGAAGACATTCTTCAACGAAAGGACTGCTTTTTTACAGAGCCCTTCATATCTTATCGTTCATATGGGCATGTTTAATCAGATATCGTCTAGCTCTGATCAATCGGCAAGACTTGTAGTTGCAACCAGCGATCTTAATTGCATTGGAAGCGGGTTTGAGAGTTGGTGTCTATGCAAAACATCGCATTAGATGCACTGGCGATAGCCACAGTTCAGACACGACTAGATACGCGTCAATTCACATAATAAGATCAGCAGACATACCATGAAACGAACATACCAAGGCACGGGAACAAATGCCAGAGCTGTTGGCACCGGCATCGGCATCGACATTCGGCTTTCCCAAATCCACCTCACCAAAGACAGAAAGCCACGAGTAAGGTCGGATTGCTCAGGAAGCAGTCTCGAGTGGACCGCGGCGGGGTTTATCGCGCAAATACTCCGTACGGTCAAACTGATTCCATCTCGCGACTCCATGTATTCGCAAAACAGCCCCTTCTGAGACTAAGACGATGGCTGCCCCATAGAAAGAGACCGCAGACAGGCGCCACTCGATCGACACATGAAGGGTTCTCCGGACAGAATATGCTCCGCTTCGCAACCCACCGCACGCCACGCCTAACGCCCTTGACAGTCTGTCAGGTGTACTGTCAGGTCAGAGTAAATGTTGTGTCACCGCGATAACTAACAGGGGTCGCAACCGAACCCTCGGACTTCTCGAGAGAAGCTAAGACCCTGGAGTGGTCAGCACCAAGAGCGAGAAGACGGGATGATGTGCGGACACGGATGGGATGAACACTCCCATGCCCGCGTCGCATCATCCGTGCGTCCAGGGGAGGGGAGTCAGGAAGACGTATGCATGCACATGTGAAATGCAAGATAACGGATGTTTTTTGCTCCCTGCAGCGGGATCTTGTATGCTTAAGGTTTAGCTGAGACAGAAACAACCATAAGCATATCAAATCTCTTTCAAGCTTCTTCAACGTCGGGACGCACCACCACACGGTGGTCAAGACGCGTCGATCGTGTCTCTGGATTCCAAGACATCATTTAACGATACCCCTTTCAACTCTTTTTCCGACTCAAGACGTCTGAAGGAGGTGGAAATTCCACCAGACTTATCAAATGAAGACCTTTTGTCGAACCCGTAAGGGAATAGGCACCAAAGCCGCATGGACAGTTGGCGTCAATTAGCGCCTCTGGTCCTCAGCAAACAACAAACGCCACTCTTCCGATGTAACCGCTAGCTGTATCATAAGAGGCCGCCGCGTCTCGCAGCCGATTGCGCTAGCTTTCGAGGCCGCCTACCCGCCAGCCGCAGAAAAGAAACTGGCGGGAGCGTTCCTGGGTGATGGAGTAAGAGTCCGTAGCTTTGACCTTGGGAATTCTTGGAGCTGTGCCCTTTTCAGTCTAGAGGAGGCGAGTGAACGACAAGGCTCGGACCTCCTCATCACAGCTAGTGCAATCCTCATATCCGCATTGACCTCGAACCTCTCCCTTCCCCTACGGCCTACGGGTCGAGGGGTGGCTGTCTCTAATACCCTCACTTGCGCAATCGCCTCCGGGCTGAGAGGCTTCTGATCCTACTTGTTGTGTTTTTACCTCTGTCTCACTCCAGTCATTCGTTCGTGATCGGGGCCTACCTTCGTTTGAGGTGCTTCTTTTTCAATTCTGGCTTTTCTTACACAGCTGCATGACAGGAGCATTTGAGACTTCAAGCGGGCGTTTGCGGACTGTCGCTTGAAGAAGCAATTGCATATCAACATACGACCTTATAACACACTAGCAAACACCTACACAACAGAACAGCAGGACCTGAATAATAATGCACCATGGTTGATCAAGGAATCCACGGGAGGTGGCACAGCATCGCGGGGAAACTTTTCAACCGGGGCCTAATTGGAGATATCCTCGGCACACCCGGCGCCATCGTCAGCCAAGTATTGTCGTCGCCGGCGACGACAACTCAGGGGAATGTTCAGGCAGAGGGTACACcagcggcagcagcaacGACACAAGCTGCCGCTGCGCCGGCTGCAACAACAGCTGCCGTCGCTCCTGTAGCTGCGACAACACCGGCTGCACAACAACCAGCTGCATCGCCGGCAGCAACGACGAAGCAGGATCAGCAGCAAGCTGCTACGACACCAGTCGCTCAGGCaccagcagcggcagcgacgACATCACAGCAGGTAGCTCAGGCATCGTCAACAACAGTTGCAGCAGCGAATCCTCCAGCAGCTTCAAGTTCATCTTCAAGCGCTGCAGCTGCTGCTTCGTCAACGCCTGCTGCAGCTGCTACGACTGTCCCAGTAGCCGCTGAGAATGCAGCTTCATCACCAGTGTTATCCCCAACGGTTACACCAGAGGCAACAGGAACAAGCGTGATCGGGGTTGGAGCGGGGGGCGCATCAAGTACAAGATCTGGCGTGACCAATGCTACGCAAACGCCTTCGCCGAATTACGAGAATACATCATCATCAAGCAGCCAAGGGCCTTTGGTCGCCACTGGAGTCGTGCGTAAGTGCATCCTTGCCGCTTTGATCATATGTGTAGCCTTTTCTTGATACTGACTGATATGCAGTGGGCATCGTGGTACTCATGGGACTGTCCCTTTTGATATTCTGGTGCTATCGTCGGAGAAGGAAAGCAGCCCGCCATCTTCATGAAGCCGTCGCCCTCGAGAGTCCTAGCAACGAGTACGGTCCGGCCTCGCCTTTCCGCGATAATGTCGACCCCAGTTTCACTGAAATGACTGATAACCGTACGGTCTCCAACGAAGACGAATTTACCATTCAACACCCCGAACCCGGCTATCAACCTCCTTCCCAACCGCCGGTGTCGCCTGAAATGCAGGACACACCGAGAACAAACCCATATGCAGCATCTCCCTTCTCATACGCGCAAGCGCAACAATATGTTCAATCTCTAGCAGGCACAGGGACATTCGGCTTCCCTCCGCCGCCTCCAATCCCAGAGCCATCGCCTATCCGCATCTTTAGATGGCCAACTCGTTCGTCCCGCAGCGGCAACTCTACACCTAGTGTCTTCTCCGGATTCCGCACACCCAAGACGCCCACTCGCACTCTCTCTCGGGCTTCTCGAAGTACCGTGTCATCGATGTTATGGCACGGCCGCAAGGACGTTGCCCGGAGGACCATCATACGTGCCCCCGGATCTCAAAAGTCATCAAAGTCAGCAAAGTCGCGTACCAACATTTCTTCTCACAGCCCCGAGAGCACGATGCCGGAGGGTCTACATACTCCCATCTTGGATTGGCTTCACTGGATCCGAGGCCACCAACAGGTCGAGCCCGATCCAGAGATGAACCATCGAAAGAGCTTCGCCAGCACTACGGAGAGCTCAATTTCCGAAACAAGCGTTGCGAGCACAGCTAGTAGCGGTGTCTTCTCGCCCACACTCCTTTCTTACCATCCACCAGCCAATACGCCGAGTGTCACAACCGAGACCATTCAATATCTACCTCTGCCTTTGTTCAAGAAAAGAGCCAGTGATACTAACAGCGAGGTCACGGTGGAAGCGTCCGGTACGGTCCGCATCCCGAGTTTTGGATGACGGTACAATACAATACAAAATTTAATGATATCCCATTTTTGGGCAACAGTCGTTCATTGCATGGCTCGGGTGTTCTGGTTTAGCGATATCTCTATTTtcatatagtaaatattacaTCTGAACAAAAGTAATCTCAATGTGCCTACGGCCCATCTCGCAAAGGTGTTTCAACTCGATTCACTCCAGGTTCTGTGCCATCGATAATGACCCCTTGATCCATCATTTTTCTATCGCGCCCAGGATAAAAGCAAAAGTAAAAGGCGCATCCTGACACAAAACCAACAATGCCCAGCGAACCATACATCCAAACGAGGTAAGGATCTTGCGAAACAGGCGCAAGCGCAATGCAAATGGCGGCGGCGATGCCAATGGTCAACCAAAATAGGGCGGACACAACCGAACGAAGACTGAAGTTAAATGACGTTGTCAGCAATGTAGTCTTATCGAGACCCCTGAGTCCAGGGGATACCGGTAAGCTTACTTCTTTTGGGCCTGGGGTGAAGGCTAGCTCCAGTCCGGTGACGATG
The window above is part of the Colletotrichum lupini chromosome 9, complete sequence genome. Proteins encoded here:
- a CDS encoding H+/oligopeptide symporter gives rise to the protein MVYASVLQHYVDNSPPKSIHVWIQAPDYILVAFSEAFIIVTGLELAFTPGPKEVSLPVSPGLRGLDKTTLLTTSFNFSLRSVVSALFWLTIGIAAAICIALAPVSQDPYLVWMYGSLGIVGFVSGCAFYFCFYPGRDRKMMDQGVIIDGTEPGVNRVETPLRDGP